The Streptomyces sp. NBC_01363 region CGGACCTCCCGGATATGGACGACGTTCAGATGCTCGGCGCCGTACTCGGCGCCGTACTCGGCGGCGATCTCGGTGTCGAGCTCGTACGCCATCCAGGCGGCATCCTGCAGCCGGCCCTCGGAAGCCGTGGCGGCGATCACGGCCAGGCGCTCGCGCAACCCCTCCGGTGTCCGCGCCTGGGGCCCGGCGTATTCGGCAGGGGCGAGCGCGGGGACTCCCCGGAACGCGGGAGACACGGTGCCTCACGGGTGGAAGACCTCTTCGTGCTCGTGCATGGCGGGATGCCCTTCGGCCGTGCGGGCCACCACTTCACCACCCGGCGGACCTCGGTGATCCGGGTGATGGTGCTGGTGGAGTTGCGCCAGCTGCTGTACGAGACGATCCGGGTCCGTACGCCGGTGCGTGGCGCCTCGATGATCTTGCCGTCGCCGATGTACATACCCACGTGCCCCGGGCGCGCGTCCGATCTGTCGTTGCCCGCGTTGAACACCAGGTCGCCCGGCCTGGGGTTGTCCATGCTGACGTTGTCGCCGAAGTTGACCTGGTCGTAGGTGACCCGGGGAATGTTGATATCGGCGGCCCGGAAGGCCTGCTGCATCAGGGACGAGCTCCCGCCACTGATCAGCAGCGCGTGCTTAACGGCAGGGCTGTCCTGATGGACGTGTCCCGCCGTTGGCACAGGTCGGTTGGGTTACCGGTGGTCGTGGCGCTCGCAGCGCTCGCAGCGCTCGTCGTGCTTGTGGCGCTTGATCTTGGTGAGGTCGGTGGCGATGTGGGTACTGGTGTCACCGCCCCCAATGGCGGTGGCGGTGTTCATCACCTGGGCGTGGGCCCTGCAGGAGACGTCGACCTTCAGGGTGATGGGAGGGTAGCTGCTCCCGGCGGGGAGGACGTCGCTACGGGTGCAGGTGAGGGTGTTCAGGGTGCAGTTCCATCCCGTGCCACGGATGCTGTCGGCGCTGAGCCCGGCGGGGAGGGTGTCGTGCACGGTGACAGTGGTGCCGTTGGTCGGGGCGGCCCCGGCGGCGTTGCCCGCGGTGATGGTGTAGGTGCCATCCCGCCCCTGGGTGAAGTGCCTGGTGTGGGTCTTGGTGATGGTCAAAGACGGGACCGTGTAGGAGATGGTCACCTGGCCGTTGTGGTTCGCCGTCCCCATCGTCGAAGGCGCGTAGCTCGTGCCGGTACCCGTGGGGGTGGTGAAGCTGCTGCCCCCCACCACCACCGCCCCCACCCGCCGAGGTGCCGCTGCTGTTGACGGCGCCGCTGCCGCCGCCCCCGCCGGCGAAGTACCCACCCCCACCGCCCCCGCCACCAGCGATGCGAGTGGCGGCGCAGCCGCCGTCGAAGTTGCCCCCGGTGCCACCGGTACCGACCGTGGCACCGGAGAACCCGCTCCCCGGCCCGCCGTTCGAGACCGCACAGAATGGAACGGTGCCGGCGGCCCCGCTGGCACCGCCGGTACTGGTGCTGGTGCTGCCACCGCCCCCACCTTGCCCCGGCGAAGCCCCAGGGCCGGTGGCACTTCCCGCGGTACCGCGGTGGCATCCGGCGTTGTCCCGCCGTTGCCTCCGTTCCCTCCCGTAGAGCCCGCTCCGGTGCCGCCGGCGGCACCGCCGCCCCCGGCGACCACCAGCAAGGAGCCGCCCGTGCTGATGCTGGAGGCCCCGCCCCCACCCGGACCTTCAAAACGAAAACCACTGAGCGGAAAACTCCCACCTGGGGCGCCGCCGTTGAACCCGCCGGCACCCGGCGTCCCGGTGCCGTTGCAGCCTTTGCCGCCGGTGCCGCCGACGTTGATGGTGAAGGTCGTCGGTGCGGCGGTTTGCGGGAGCGTGGTGACGACCCGCGCCCCCGTCCCACCGGCCCCCGTGATGGAACAGGGGGTGCCGGTGTTGTCGGCACCGCCGGCGCCGTCCGCGGTGACCGTCACCACAGCCCCGCCGGAACCGTCAAGGTCTGCGGAGCGCCGGTGAAGGTGAGGGTCTGCGACGGATCAGCCCTCTGCGCCCGCACTGGCACGGCCCCCACCGGCGCGGCGGCCACCGGTGGAGCCGTGGCCGCCAGCAGCGCCATACCGGACAGCAGCGCGCTCCCCACCGGTACCACCCCCATACCGCGCGCTCCACGCCGTCCACCCGAGCCGACCGGATCGGACGCACCGACGGCACGAACCGGGGGCGTTCCACCGGCCGGGGCCCTGAACACGGCCACGGGCCACTGCCGACTGACCCGATACCGCGACGAATCGCCCTGTCCACGAGTACGAGCTCTCATCTGCGAGTTCACCTCTCCTCACAGCAAAGCGCCCCGCACCCCTCACGCGACAAGACGCAAGCACGACAGGACACCTG contains the following coding sequences:
- a CDS encoding C40 family peptidase, which codes for MQQAFRAADINIPRVTYDQVNFGDNVSMDNPRPGDLVFNAGNDRSDARPGHVGMYIGDGKIIEAPRTGVRTRIVSYSSWRNSTSTITRITEVRRVVKWWPARPKGIPPCTSTKRSSTREAPCLPRSGESPRSPLPNTPGPRRGHRRGCASAWP